The Camelina sativa cultivar DH55 chromosome 14, Cs, whole genome shotgun sequence genome includes a window with the following:
- the LOC104739993 gene encoding uncharacterized protein LOC104739993, translating to MGEGKASTLVFILVVALSLVAFGFSIAAERRRSIGKSIQDPITNVTFCVYDSDVATGYGVGAFLFLLSSESLLMGVTKCMCFGRPLAPGSDRAWSIIYFISSWMAFLIAEACVIAGATKNAYHTKYLSAQTFSCQSLRKGIFIAGAVFIVATMVLNVYYYMYFTKSVSSPPAHKANRSGSHIGMAGYA from the exons ATGGGAGAAGGGAAGGCCTCGACTCTTGTTTTTATCCTCGTCGTCGCTCTTAGTTTAGTCGCCTTTGGCTTCTCCATAGCCGCCGAACGCCGCCGCAGCATC GGGAAATCTATCCAAGACCCAATAACAAACGTAACGTTCTGCGTATATGACTCTGATGTAGCCACTGGCTATGGAGTTGGAGCTTTTCTTTTCCTCCTCTCTAGTGAATCATTGCTTATGGGTGTTACCAAATGCATGTGTTTTGGTAGACCTTTAGCCCCTGGAAGTGACCGTGCTTGGTCTATTATCTATTTCATCTCTTCTTG GATGGCATTTCTGATAGCAGAAGCTTGTGTAATAGCAGGAGCAACCAAGAACGCATACCACACTAAGTACTTAAGCGCTCAAACCTTCTCGTGTCAATCTTTGCGTAAAGGGATTTTCATTGCAGGGGCAGTGTTTATAGTCGCCACCATGGTCCTTAATGTCTACTACTACATGTATTTTACCAAGTCTGTCTCTTCACCACCTGCTCACAAAGCAAACCGTTCTGGTTCCCATATCGGTATGGCCGGTTATGCATAA